One segment of Deltaproteobacteria bacterium DNA contains the following:
- a CDS encoding alcohol dehydrogenase catalytic domain-containing protein, which translates to MLSLQKIAPEVGGIAVREMAPRDPGPGEILIRVGAAGVCGTDMQIYNWAPRMARRMVLPRVLGHEVSGTVEAAGLGVEGLAAGDRVSLESHIFCGSCRSCRLGRAHLCENTRYPGIDIDGAFAEYVTVPASIAWVNPPGLPHETAAMLEPFGIAVHACLAGTGVSGLSVLVNGCGPIGLMAVAAARALGAARVIACDINPLRLRAAETMGADRAVDAGKEELANVVGDMTGGAGVDVGMELSGSEAGFNAVFASLAKGGDFRLVGAPPSAIPVDFTYWLLKCPVLHNIHGRLIWQTWQRATELLAAGAVDLAPVRSHVLPLSEAPRGFELIRDGEALKPVLVPDS; encoded by the coding sequence TTGCTGAGCCTTCAGAAGATCGCTCCCGAGGTGGGCGGTATCGCGGTCCGCGAGATGGCGCCGCGCGATCCCGGTCCCGGCGAGATATTGATCCGGGTCGGCGCCGCCGGAGTCTGCGGCACCGACATGCAGATCTACAACTGGGCGCCGCGCATGGCGCGCCGGATGGTGCTGCCGCGGGTCCTGGGCCACGAAGTCTCGGGCACGGTCGAAGCCGCCGGGCTTGGGGTCGAGGGGCTCGCGGCCGGCGACCGGGTGAGCCTCGAAAGCCACATATTCTGCGGGAGTTGCCGCTCCTGCCGGCTCGGACGCGCCCATCTTTGCGAGAACACCCGCTACCCCGGCATCGACATCGACGGCGCCTTCGCCGAGTACGTGACGGTGCCTGCTTCTATTGCATGGGTGAACCCGCCCGGCCTTCCGCACGAGACCGCGGCCATGCTGGAGCCCTTCGGCATCGCCGTCCACGCCTGTCTCGCGGGCACCGGCGTTTCGGGGCTGTCCGTGCTGGTGAACGGTTGCGGACCCATCGGACTCATGGCGGTGGCGGCGGCGCGCGCCTTGGGCGCCGCCAGGGTCATCGCCTGCGACATCAACCCGCTTCGTCTCCGCGCCGCCGAGACCATGGGCGCCGACCGCGCGGTGGATGCCGGCAAGGAAGAGCTGGCGAACGTGGTGGGCGACATGACCGGCGGAGCGGGCGTCGACGTGGGGATGGAGCTGTCGGGCAGCGAAGCCGGATTCAACGCCGTCTTCGCCTCCCTCGCCAAGGGCGGCGACTTCCGGCTGGTGGGCGCGCCGCCGTCGGCCATCCCTGTCGACTTCACCTACTGGCTGCTCAAATGCCCCGTGCTGCACAACATCCACGGCCGCCTGATCTGGCAGACCTGGCAGCGCGCCACCGAGTTGCTGGCGGCGGGCGCCGTCGATCTTGCGCCGGTGCGCAGCCATGTGCTGCCCCTCTCCGAGGCACCGCGCGGATTCGAGCTCATCCGGGACGGGGAAGCGTTGAAACCCGTGCTCGTACCTGACTCCTAG
- a CDS encoding permease, producing MTELVLNGFNGLRAGFRGVASVWGLMLAVPLAVATLDIARLTDILRIAATAFAGTVPYIAAAVLLIAYLKATGATALVARAFEGRETRMIVLAALVGGLAPFCSCEVIPFIAGLLAVGAPLSAIMAFWLSSPVIDPPAALITAAALGWDFALGKAAAAVAIGLFGGFGVRFLVRRHAFAAPLRADAAGGCGACGATLETGAILWQFWREPLRAGTFRSEALENTRFLVKWLVFAYLIQALLVTYVPAALIAGLVGGTGAGPIVMGALVGAPAYLNGYAAPALVAGLMEQGMSVGAAMAFMVAGAVSSVPAMVAVWSLVRWQVFAAYVGFGVVGAIVSGVVFGAFVG from the coding sequence ATGACGGAGCTGGTTCTGAACGGATTCAACGGGTTGCGCGCGGGGTTCCGGGGCGTGGCGTCGGTCTGGGGTCTCATGCTCGCAGTTCCGCTCGCGGTGGCGACGCTCGACATCGCCAGGCTGACGGACATCCTGCGGATCGCAGCGACGGCGTTCGCGGGAACGGTGCCCTACATCGCCGCGGCCGTCCTGCTCATCGCGTACCTCAAGGCGACGGGAGCCACGGCCCTCGTGGCGCGCGCCTTCGAGGGACGCGAGACGCGCATGATCGTTCTGGCGGCACTTGTCGGCGGTCTCGCCCCCTTTTGCTCCTGCGAGGTCATCCCCTTCATCGCCGGCCTGCTGGCGGTGGGCGCGCCCCTCTCCGCCATCATGGCCTTCTGGCTGTCCTCCCCCGTCATCGACCCTCCCGCCGCGCTCATTACCGCCGCCGCCTTGGGCTGGGACTTCGCGCTGGGGAAGGCGGCCGCGGCCGTCGCCATCGGGCTCTTCGGCGGCTTCGGTGTACGTTTCCTCGTCCGACGCCATGCGTTCGCCGCCCCTCTGCGGGCGGACGCGGCCGGCGGTTGCGGCGCCTGCGGCGCCACCCTCGAGACGGGCGCGATTCTCTGGCAATTCTGGCGCGAGCCGTTGCGGGCGGGCACTTTCCGTTCCGAAGCGCTGGAGAACACGCGCTTCCTGGTCAAGTGGCTGGTGTTTGCCTACCTGATCCAGGCCCTGCTCGTCACCTACGTGCCGGCCGCGTTGATCGCGGGCCTCGTCGGCGGTACGGGTGCCGGCCCGATCGTGATGGGCGCCTTGGTGGGCGCGCCCGCCTACCTCAACGGCTACGCCGCGCCCGCCCTCGTCGCCGGCCTCATGGAGCAAGGCATGAGCGTCGGCGCGGCCATGGCCTTCATGGTGGCCGGCGCGGTGAGCAGCGTCCCCGCCATGGTGGCGGTGTGGTCGCTGGTAAGATGGCAGGTGTTCGCCGCCTATGTGGGATTCGGCGTGGTGGGCGCGATTGTGAGCGGTGTGGTGTTCGGGGCGTTTGTGGGGTGA
- a CDS encoding AAA family ATPase: MKLKRLAINRLRGISQPFEIEAAGAGFHVVFGPNGIGKSSICRAVEGLYWEDRHPSPLTSVTGEFEWDGESWWGHRDGTRVAWQRNGTGSVSPGLPSSHHERCFFLRLRDLIEPSRDGAADIALEIRRQMSGGFDLDEIAADLFPAANRGRRQRDSFNRASEEVEKALVRQAGLQRRADQLGRLKSLLAESEAAARRRAFVERAVGLTRRRKELARVMEQIAALPEPLARFTGKEADEVRRYQDQADTLTERVRSLEQGLHRARETRRETALDGPIERAELTVWRRKAEELRRVEQDLDAARGERGATRKELVSALSAIGGADVDKASFTLSEHRELFDFLRSSQAHGTRAAAIRERLRLIERIDVPEGAEQRLATYRDAMEALHSWLRVPEPDGLVRRVRDRWPWFLLALALVLAGVGLVALADPGADFIGSLLGDLGPGLPSGSVSLAALLLGLGVGAALSVLLMGDQARSKAARKAAREAFERSAVDGPDKWELSSVAALARQLERQAAATESWLQRARDRDVERQALETELEGLSGQEADLAARREELRGRLGMDALPHDAELVDFARALDQLRQARARDEAAAGKVEGLERQHAGLLAELAAVLEQYGEPAPGDAATAGARIHDLADRNTRLENAISEERNVAVQLDENAANLEAALAVIRRIYSEASLNEGDFDGLLTLLGSLQRYHDLVGERTRLEGQIGLDRAELDKAGESALADCDEPTLDEIKEELSEQESSASELRTEIAEITFEMNAARRGNGMRELLAAREAARAGLRDLRDRALFAKAGRFFIHAVEAEYEHNRLPRVFERARNHFSEFTHHHFQLELDKGGETPRLFAREARSGEARELDELSDGTRAQLLLAARIAYAGEVEQGKVLPLFLDEALDQSDPQRFEAIVRGLGRVAREQDRQIFYLTSDPLDVDRIRDALGKEDCCIASAIDLGRIRTQTASVSGADALRVDPGPAVPAPEQLSLEEYGAALAVPEFRPELGCTDQHFYYVLWDDLDLLHDFLSNGVERAGQWRTVRGTPLAESLGSRSITPAEITARLELLEVFYELWTQGRNRPVDRGALEESGVLTDRYLEDVVDIARELDGDPVRLLAALHETRDPRLRGFRQTSVERLRRYLADTGYLDERPVLTESELVLRACTTPVAARLPDRLANDCLKRWWGWARNSSEPGSR; the protein is encoded by the coding sequence GTGAAACTGAAGCGGCTGGCCATCAATCGGCTTCGGGGCATCAGCCAGCCCTTCGAGATCGAAGCGGCCGGGGCGGGCTTCCACGTCGTATTCGGACCCAACGGAATCGGCAAGTCGAGCATCTGTCGTGCCGTGGAAGGGCTGTACTGGGAAGACCGCCATCCTTCTCCGCTCACGTCGGTAACCGGAGAGTTCGAGTGGGACGGTGAATCGTGGTGGGGACACCGCGACGGAACGCGCGTTGCTTGGCAGCGCAACGGCACGGGCAGCGTTTCTCCGGGTCTTCCCTCGTCGCACCATGAGCGTTGCTTCTTTCTGCGCCTGCGGGACCTGATCGAACCGTCCCGGGACGGCGCCGCCGACATCGCGTTGGAGATACGGCGCCAGATGTCCGGCGGATTCGACCTGGACGAGATTGCCGCCGACCTCTTCCCCGCCGCGAACCGCGGCCGGCGCCAACGCGACAGCTTCAACAGGGCCTCGGAAGAGGTGGAGAAGGCGTTGGTACGGCAGGCCGGCCTCCAGCGGCGCGCGGATCAGCTCGGAAGGTTGAAGAGCCTCCTCGCGGAATCGGAAGCCGCCGCCCGACGGCGCGCTTTCGTGGAGCGCGCCGTCGGGCTCACGCGCCGCCGAAAGGAACTGGCCCGCGTCATGGAGCAGATCGCGGCCTTGCCCGAGCCGCTGGCCAGGTTCACCGGCAAGGAGGCCGACGAGGTCCGGCGGTACCAGGACCAGGCGGACACGCTCACCGAGCGGGTGCGTTCCCTGGAACAGGGCTTGCACCGGGCGCGCGAGACCCGGCGGGAGACCGCGCTCGACGGTCCCATCGAACGGGCCGAGCTGACGGTGTGGCGCCGGAAGGCGGAAGAGTTGCGCCGTGTCGAACAGGATCTCGATGCGGCGCGCGGCGAACGCGGGGCCACCCGGAAAGAGCTTGTTTCGGCCTTGTCGGCCATCGGCGGCGCGGACGTCGACAAGGCATCGTTCACGCTGTCCGAACACCGGGAGCTGTTCGACTTCCTGCGTTCCAGCCAGGCCCACGGCACCCGCGCGGCCGCCATTCGGGAACGGCTGCGTCTCATCGAGCGTATCGATGTACCGGAAGGCGCCGAGCAACGACTCGCGACGTACCGGGACGCAATGGAGGCCCTGCATTCGTGGCTGCGCGTGCCCGAACCGGACGGTCTTGTCCGCCGGGTTCGCGACCGTTGGCCCTGGTTTCTGCTTGCTCTCGCGCTGGTGCTGGCCGGCGTCGGACTGGTCGCCCTGGCCGATCCCGGCGCCGACTTCATCGGCTCCCTCCTCGGCGATCTCGGCCCGGGCCTGCCCTCCGGGTCCGTTTCCCTTGCCGCACTGCTTCTGGGGCTCGGCGTCGGAGCGGCATTGTCCGTGCTCCTGATGGGCGATCAGGCGCGCTCCAAGGCCGCCAGAAAGGCCGCGCGGGAGGCATTCGAAAGATCGGCCGTCGACGGCCCCGACAAGTGGGAGCTTTCGTCCGTGGCGGCGCTCGCGCGTCAACTGGAACGCCAGGCTGCGGCGACCGAGTCCTGGTTGCAGCGGGCGCGTGACCGCGACGTGGAACGGCAGGCCCTCGAAACCGAGCTGGAGGGTTTGTCCGGACAGGAGGCCGACCTCGCGGCCCGCCGGGAGGAACTGCGGGGCAGGCTGGGCATGGATGCGCTTCCACACGACGCGGAGCTCGTGGACTTTGCCCGCGCCCTGGACCAGCTCCGCCAGGCCCGTGCCCGGGACGAAGCCGCGGCTGGCAAGGTGGAAGGCCTTGAACGACAGCACGCGGGCCTCCTGGCGGAACTGGCTGCGGTCCTGGAGCAGTATGGGGAGCCGGCGCCCGGAGACGCCGCCACGGCCGGGGCGCGTATCCACGACCTTGCGGACCGCAACACGCGTTTGGAGAACGCCATCTCCGAGGAACGCAACGTGGCCGTTCAACTCGACGAGAATGCCGCCAACCTGGAAGCGGCCCTCGCCGTCATCCGGCGAATCTACTCCGAGGCTTCCTTGAACGAAGGTGATTTCGACGGCCTCCTGACGCTTCTCGGCTCGTTGCAGCGTTATCACGACCTGGTGGGGGAGAGGACTCGCCTTGAGGGCCAGATCGGCCTCGACCGCGCGGAGCTCGACAAGGCCGGGGAATCCGCCCTGGCCGATTGCGACGAGCCGACCCTTGATGAGATCAAGGAGGAACTATCGGAACAGGAGTCGAGCGCGAGCGAGTTGCGGACCGAGATCGCCGAGATCACCTTCGAGATGAACGCGGCCAGGCGCGGCAACGGGATGCGCGAACTCCTCGCCGCCCGTGAAGCCGCCCGCGCCGGGTTGCGGGACCTCCGCGACCGGGCGCTGTTCGCGAAGGCGGGGCGATTCTTCATCCACGCGGTCGAAGCGGAGTACGAGCACAACCGGTTGCCGCGCGTCTTCGAACGCGCCCGCAACCACTTCTCCGAATTCACTCACCATCATTTCCAACTGGAGCTGGACAAGGGCGGCGAGACTCCCCGGCTGTTCGCGCGCGAAGCGCGCAGCGGGGAAGCGCGGGAACTGGATGAGCTGTCGGACGGCACGCGCGCCCAATTGCTGTTGGCGGCGCGCATCGCGTACGCCGGGGAGGTGGAGCAGGGAAAGGTCCTGCCGCTGTTTCTCGATGAAGCGCTGGACCAGAGCGACCCTCAGCGGTTCGAGGCCATCGTGCGCGGTCTCGGGCGCGTGGCCAGGGAACAGGATCGCCAGATCTTCTATCTCACCAGCGACCCTCTGGACGTCGACCGCATCCGGGACGCCCTCGGCAAGGAGGATTGTTGCATTGCCTCGGCCATCGACCTGGGCCGGATACGAACGCAGACCGCGAGCGTGAGCGGAGCGGATGCGCTCCGCGTCGATCCGGGACCGGCGGTTCCGGCGCCCGAGCAGCTTTCCCTCGAGGAGTACGGCGCGGCGCTCGCCGTGCCGGAGTTCCGTCCGGAGCTCGGCTGCACGGATCAACATTTCTACTATGTGCTGTGGGACGACTTGGACCTGCTGCACGATTTCCTGTCGAACGGCGTCGAGCGGGCGGGACAGTGGCGGACGGTTCGCGGCACGCCCCTCGCCGAGAGTCTGGGGTCCCGTTCCATCACTCCCGCGGAGATCACCGCGCGGCTGGAGCTGCTAGAGGTCTTTTACGAGTTGTGGACGCAGGGAAGGAACCGGCCCGTCGACCGTGGCGCGCTGGAAGAGAGCGGCGTCCTGACCGACCGCTACCTGGAGGACGTGGTGGACATCGCGCGGGAGCTGGACGGCGATCCCGTGAGGCTCCTCGCCGCCCTCCACGAAACCCGGGACCCGCGGTTGCGCGGTTTCCGCCAGACGAGCGTCGAACGGCTGCGGCGCTACCTGGCCGACACCGGCTACCTCGACGAACGCCCCGTCCTCACCGAGTCCGAACTGGTGCTGCGCGCCTGCACCACCCCCGTCGCCGCCCGACTGCCCGACCGCCTCGCCAACGACTGCCTCAAGCGCTGGTGGGGCTGGGCGCGGAACTCGTCCGAACCCGGATCACGATGA
- a CDS encoding Rieske 2Fe-2S domain-containing protein has translation MNRGTENGRFRHLVDDRVDEGVYRVDRAVYTDEAVFEAEIERIFEGGWVFLCHESQVEKPGDYWATEIGRQPVYVMRQTDGSLGCYINSCSHRGAVLTPLKQGNVNVLTCRFHGWVYDRGGRCISIKNEELGYAAEERSGGRFDLRRIGALDSYKGFVFGSLRSDVPALPDHLAAAARWIDLLADQARDGLEVVPGSSTYVVHGNWKLQSENSVDGYHVTTLHSVFAATTAQREARDATAGMGRTESGRIRGKVPSGTYDLGNGHMGLWAQHITPHVRPIYEARAWLEEKLKPAEADWILNRGRNLHVFPNVMLMDNPSTQIRLVKPISPALTEVSVYCVAPRGESPAARAARLRKFEDFYLTAGMATSDDAAALEAVQDGSTGPPSQWNDMTRGLDALVAGPDQGARDLGFEPVASCPDWEHEGMFLGFYRAWLDRLENGTGR, from the coding sequence ATGAACCGTGGCACGGAAAACGGCAGGTTCCGCCACTTGGTGGATGACCGGGTCGACGAGGGAGTCTATCGCGTCGACCGGGCGGTCTATACCGACGAGGCGGTCTTCGAGGCGGAGATCGAGCGCATCTTCGAGGGCGGCTGGGTCTTCCTCTGCCACGAGAGCCAGGTGGAGAAGCCGGGCGACTATTGGGCGACGGAAATCGGCCGCCAGCCGGTCTACGTCATGCGCCAGACGGACGGATCGCTGGGCTGCTACATCAATTCCTGCTCCCACCGGGGCGCGGTGCTGACCCCGCTCAAGCAGGGAAACGTGAATGTGCTCACCTGCCGTTTCCACGGCTGGGTGTACGACCGCGGCGGCCGCTGCATCAGCATCAAGAACGAGGAGTTGGGCTACGCCGCCGAGGAACGGTCGGGCGGACGCTTCGACCTCCGCCGGATCGGCGCCCTCGACTCCTACAAGGGGTTCGTGTTCGGGAGCCTGAGGAGCGACGTGCCCGCGCTCCCGGACCACCTGGCGGCCGCGGCGCGCTGGATCGACCTCCTGGCCGACCAGGCGCGAGACGGGCTGGAGGTCGTGCCGGGCTCTTCCACCTACGTGGTCCACGGCAACTGGAAGCTCCAGTCCGAGAACAGCGTCGACGGCTACCACGTGACCACCCTCCACAGCGTGTTCGCCGCCACCACGGCCCAGCGCGAAGCCCGGGACGCCACCGCCGGGATGGGACGGACCGAGTCCGGGCGCATCCGGGGCAAGGTTCCCAGCGGCACCTACGACCTCGGCAACGGCCACATGGGGCTGTGGGCGCAACACATCACTCCGCACGTCCGCCCGATCTACGAGGCGCGGGCGTGGCTCGAAGAGAAACTCAAGCCGGCGGAGGCCGACTGGATCCTCAACCGCGGCCGCAACCTCCACGTGTTTCCCAACGTCATGCTGATGGACAACCCGTCGACGCAGATCCGTCTGGTGAAACCCATCTCCCCCGCCTTGACCGAGGTCTCGGTCTACTGCGTCGCGCCCAGGGGAGAGAGCCCGGCGGCGCGGGCGGCGCGCCTGAGGAAGTTCGAGGACTTCTACCTGACAGCCGGGATGGCGACGTCGGACGACGCCGCCGCGCTCGAAGCCGTCCAGGACGGCTCTACGGGACCGCCGAGCCAGTGGAACGACATGACCCGCGGCCTGGACGCCCTGGTCGCCGGCCCCGACCAAGGCGCCCGTGACCTGGGCTTCGAGCCGGTGGCGTCGTGCCCCGACTGGGAACACGAGGGAATGTTCCTCGGTTTCTACCGCGCATGGCTGGACCGGCTGGAGAACGGGACCGGGCGCTAG
- a CDS encoding LLM class flavin-dependent oxidoreductase — protein sequence MLAYHFTEMPYPFLPDDAEETYGAMRVTLPSRYCDPKIAHDLYNRYLDEYEYADELGLEIMLNEHHATATCMAANVSITAGTLVRRTKRARILVLGFPLAHRSPIQVAEDAAMLDVISGGRLIAGFVRGVGTEIHPANTNPADTRERMQEAHDLIIKAWKTQDVFNWEGKHYHYRYVNPWPRPYQQPHPPIWITGSQPAAVPWVADHHYTLATVLTSYEQTEALFGAYRKRCEEMNYPEPGSDRFAYCALTFTGETDQKAEEGGRKLLWYLNKRRPVGFFAPPGFVPPQGLTRFFDPKGNARYNRTYEDLINQGVIIAGTPKKVIEKVKYLHDRCGVGHLLMMNQAGFMTHEETKRSMELFATEVYPELKTWN from the coding sequence ATGCTGGCCTACCATTTCACCGAGATGCCCTATCCCTTCCTGCCGGACGACGCGGAGGAAACCTACGGGGCCATGCGCGTGACCCTGCCCAGCCGCTACTGCGACCCCAAGATCGCCCACGATCTCTACAACCGCTACCTCGACGAATACGAGTACGCCGACGAGTTGGGCCTGGAGATCATGCTCAACGAGCACCACGCTACCGCCACCTGCATGGCGGCCAACGTCTCCATCACCGCCGGCACCCTGGTGCGGCGCACCAAGCGAGCCAGGATCCTGGTGCTGGGCTTCCCGCTGGCGCACCGGAGCCCCATCCAGGTGGCCGAGGACGCCGCCATGCTGGACGTCATCTCCGGCGGCCGCCTCATCGCCGGCTTCGTCCGCGGCGTCGGAACCGAGATCCATCCCGCCAACACCAACCCCGCCGACACCCGGGAACGGATGCAGGAGGCCCACGACCTCATCATCAAGGCGTGGAAGACCCAGGACGTGTTCAACTGGGAGGGCAAGCACTACCACTACCGCTACGTCAACCCGTGGCCGCGGCCCTACCAGCAGCCCCATCCCCCCATCTGGATCACCGGCAGCCAGCCGGCGGCAGTCCCCTGGGTGGCGGACCACCACTACACCCTGGCCACCGTGCTGACCTCCTACGAACAGACCGAAGCCCTCTTCGGCGCCTACCGCAAGCGCTGCGAGGAGATGAACTACCCCGAGCCCGGCTCCGATAGGTTTGCCTACTGCGCCCTGACCTTCACCGGCGAGACCGACCAGAAGGCCGAGGAGGGCGGCCGCAAACTCCTCTGGTACCTCAACAAGCGCCGCCCCGTGGGCTTCTTCGCCCCGCCCGGATTCGTGCCCCCCCAGGGCCTCACCCGCTTCTTCGACCCCAAGGGCAACGCCCGCTACAACCGCACCTACGAAGACCTCATCAACCAGGGCGTCATCATCGCCGGCACCCCCAAGAAGGTCATCGAGAAGGTCAAGTACCTCCACGACCGCTGCGGCGTGGGGCACCTGCTCATGATGAACCAGGCGGGCTTCATGACGCATGAGGAAACCAAGCGGAGCATGGAGCTGTTTGCGACGGAGGTTTATCCGGAGTTGAAGACGTGGAATTGA
- a CDS encoding rhodanese-like domain-containing protein produces the protein MLATVRRASWLLGHIPGALHARHRAYTGRAGMAVSRERFQEFARGLGIDSDSTVVVYDEAYAAARLWWLFRLYGKSDVRVLDGGLTAWKEAGYDFDRGRGRSTPRTGDFVAAPAVAGWTADMAEVHQSRSDGGTHVWDARDVKEWDGSVRIGGLPPGRIGWARFIGWRAFRKVDEGRPSEFRTAAEIDALLQRASFEPGHDHIFYCHSGVRAATPFFALYLMGFPVEGLHLYDSSWMEWSQRSAAD, from the coding sequence GTGCTGGCCACGGTTCGCCGGGCCTCCTGGCTGCTAGGGCATATTCCCGGCGCCCTCCATGCCCGGCACCGCGCCTACACGGGCCGGGCCGGCATGGCGGTGAGCCGTGAGCGCTTCCAGGAATTCGCGCGCGGGCTCGGGATCGACAGCGACTCCACGGTCGTCGTCTATGACGAAGCCTACGCCGCCGCGCGCCTTTGGTGGCTCTTCCGTCTCTACGGGAAATCCGATGTCCGGGTCCTCGACGGCGGCCTGACTGCCTGGAAAGAGGCAGGATACGACTTTGATCGCGGTCGCGGACGCTCGACCCCAAGGACCGGGGATTTCGTCGCGGCTCCCGCCGTGGCGGGCTGGACGGCCGACATGGCCGAAGTCCACCAATCCCGCTCGGACGGGGGAACTCACGTCTGGGACGCTCGCGATGTGAAGGAATGGGACGGGTCGGTGCGGATCGGCGGCCTGCCGCCCGGGCGCATCGGCTGGGCTCGCTTCATCGGTTGGCGGGCATTCCGCAAGGTGGACGAAGGCCGGCCGTCGGAGTTCCGGACCGCCGCCGAGATCGACGCGCTGCTACAGCGTGCCAGCTTCGAACCTGGGCACGATCACATCTTCTATTGCCACTCCGGCGTCCGCGCCGCTACGCCGTTCTTCGCGCTCTACCTGATGGGCTTCCCGGTTGAGGGATTGCACCTATACGATAGCTCTTGGATGGAGTGGAGCCAGCGATCGGCGGCAGACTAG
- a CDS encoding DNA repair exonuclease has product MTERVSILAIGDVHLGAACSGVPEGMADRGVEPRELTPESALARCVDWAVEERVDAVLFAGDVVESTNARFEAMAPLEESVRRLVDAGIEVIAVAGNHDVEALPRLAALIDGFALLGAGGRWEARTIPKDRSPVVQVVGWSFGEARVRHSPVAELLKQPPAPPSPPVPRIGLLHADLDASGGYYAPVRQSELDDTGYGAWLLGHIHKPSIEGLSATGTRPCGYLGSLVGLDLSETGPHGPWLLEVSREGDIACRQIPLAPLRWERVTVPVDGLEHVDDVHDRLMSEAESLVRRLGEVGFLPRAIGLRVHLTGTAGCYDGLRRWIEGEAWHSMGRVVDGTGVFLCEVVDAMAPPLDLEAIASGDDPAALVAQRLLMLGRDDDGSRKLLAEARAEMDGTARELVWQPVQEHRHAADPLSDDALREVLLRAGRAVLNAMIAGRGQGGST; this is encoded by the coding sequence ATGACGGAACGCGTTTCCATTCTCGCGATCGGTGACGTGCACCTGGGCGCCGCCTGTTCGGGAGTGCCCGAGGGGATGGCGGATCGCGGCGTCGAGCCGCGTGAGTTGACGCCCGAGTCCGCGCTTGCGCGTTGCGTGGATTGGGCGGTGGAGGAGCGCGTCGACGCCGTGCTCTTCGCCGGCGACGTCGTGGAGAGCACCAACGCGAGATTCGAGGCCATGGCGCCGCTGGAGGAAAGCGTTCGGCGGCTGGTCGACGCCGGGATCGAGGTCATCGCCGTTGCCGGCAACCACGACGTCGAGGCCTTGCCGCGCCTCGCGGCCTTGATCGACGGTTTCGCCTTGCTCGGCGCCGGCGGCCGCTGGGAGGCGCGGACGATACCGAAGGACCGATCCCCCGTTGTTCAGGTGGTGGGCTGGTCCTTCGGTGAAGCGCGCGTGCGCCATAGCCCGGTGGCGGAACTTCTGAAACAGCCGCCGGCGCCGCCCTCGCCGCCGGTTCCCAGGATCGGTCTGCTGCACGCGGACCTGGACGCGTCCGGCGGATACTACGCACCCGTCCGGCAGTCGGAGCTGGACGATACCGGCTACGGCGCCTGGCTTCTGGGGCACATCCACAAGCCCTCGATCGAGGGACTGTCCGCCACCGGGACCCGCCCGTGCGGTTACCTCGGTTCGCTCGTGGGCCTCGACTTGTCGGAGACGGGTCCTCACGGCCCGTGGCTCCTCGAGGTGTCCCGCGAGGGCGACATCGCTTGCAGGCAGATTCCCCTGGCGCCCCTGCGATGGGAGCGCGTGACGGTGCCGGTGGACGGGCTCGAGCATGTCGACGACGTGCACGACCGTTTGATGAGCGAGGCCGAGAGCCTCGTGCGCCGGCTCGGGGAAGTGGGCTTCCTCCCTCGGGCCATTGGTTTGCGTGTGCACCTCACCGGGACGGCCGGCTGTTACGACGGACTGCGGCGCTGGATCGAGGGCGAAGCGTGGCACTCCATGGGCCGGGTGGTCGACGGCACCGGCGTGTTTCTCTGCGAAGTCGTCGACGCCATGGCGCCGCCGTTGGACCTGGAGGCCATTGCTTCGGGAGACGATCCCGCCGCCCTGGTGGCGCAGCGGCTCCTGATGCTCGGGCGCGACGATGACGGGTCGAGGAAGCTCCTCGCGGAGGCGCGCGCGGAGATGGACGGAACCGCTCGCGAGTTGGTCTGGCAGCCCGTTCAGGAACACCGCCATGCCGCGGACCCCCTGTCGGACGATGCCCTGCGCGAGGTGCTCCTGCGGGCGGGAAGGGCGGTTCTCAACGCCATGATCGCCGGCCGCGGGCAAGGCGGTTCGACGTGA
- a CDS encoding aromatic-ring-hydroxylating dioxygenase subunit beta, with protein sequence MSTDGIDAGLEREVAALINREAMLLDRRRWNEWLDLYAEDAVYWAPAWASEEETTSDPETQLNLLYLKDRGRLEDRVFRIESRQSWASLPLDRTVHVIGNVLVERAEEDEVEATANCIVHVYGKKGAQTRGSRYDFAFKRIDGALKIARKKITFIDDRLEGPVDIYHL encoded by the coding sequence ATGAGCACGGACGGCATCGACGCCGGGCTGGAGCGCGAGGTCGCGGCGCTGATCAACCGCGAAGCCATGCTGCTGGACCGGCGCCGCTGGAACGAGTGGCTCGACCTCTACGCCGAGGATGCCGTGTACTGGGCTCCGGCCTGGGCCAGCGAGGAAGAGACCACCTCCGATCCCGAGACCCAGCTCAACCTGCTCTATCTCAAGGACCGCGGCCGGCTGGAAGACCGCGTGTTCCGCATCGAGTCGCGCCAGTCCTGGGCCTCGCTTCCACTCGACCGCACGGTGCACGTCATCGGCAACGTGCTGGTGGAGCGCGCGGAGGAGGACGAGGTCGAGGCCACCGCCAACTGCATCGTGCACGTCTACGGCAAGAAAGGGGCACAGACCCGCGGCAGCCGCTACGACTTCGCGTTCAAGCGGATCGACGGCGCGCTCAAGATCGCGCGCAAGAAGATCACCTTCATCGACGACCGGCTCGAAGGGCCGGTGGACATCTACCACCTGTAG